One Betta splendens chromosome 8, fBetSpl5.4, whole genome shotgun sequence DNA segment encodes these proteins:
- the LOC121202375 gene encoding serine/arginine repetitive matrix protein 2, protein MPQSDNQPVCPKFQPNIFDRSRCHDCLRQQHLHAEASQQKPTAAAGTGLKGGLLTPVPAQAEEREASSKDDSDAPSVVSSYCDVIGGHLGNGPGSLCILSADCELFIWDDDSTDRSLVSFSPPPSLPTRPICHLSTVAILPCSCRDQSDSVSAEDDDLPTRRRSSTLDMTRLDPPPHRPTPRAWMEESRSRDDLSRRSGLRDDRPRRESGYFSLGRAAGARSLRDSSPPAPFRHFERGHPIFSHRSVEPKDTIPFRNPNLGVASERQVPDNLDEDLPLEILPPDPYEVAVEVEAQVGPRSPSPTPFKIAESLASNTRKRFNSPGAQGTWSSSHQPGRFEASRQSSALQSRSSSPSRGSLAFRRSESTASLSRHGFDDGGKFKGAEPGRSSLQSTRCVESGTLPRNFKAFAGSVKSQSGMVSDFRSALRRTEASGSLSSRGCDRRSSPPSRREYNPPGQMSPRKTESSSSSPVRQRAARTSSPPRVSDNRSSPPRRTFGPSAQSSLRQSESVTSLNGHGHYGRCGSPIREGYDIESQAQLRRSAGRNGQDYEEYEQDRSHEAPGRSILRKTEGSTRGSNSRSPSPGRRGLEAPARYQPKKANSSSLLNVRSHEGRNSSPSRRSREAPSLLRTSELNTNRDSHALLPSRRSYDAPQARSPHRPEPSRTLNSRTPDRHRSPPRTGPRDAPGYSLLRHATNADAVRSSHRRVPFSESEPDSKHSPRSWRESTPARSASPSRQTTKSSRVTLEPQRSPSRYRSGVSRHCPSPGDRTLPQSPPTQMRRHTSSQSSMESSESGQVSVGSTGRNREEYATMADLPKVKRIHQMEEPGHVGPQSQLCSRRQELFKPASHSLSKHPSTERLDALDSDRDWSHGGFLSGAQSTSLQVRICGPCESGSGSGALGLGSRRPCLCSVAAAQRTRTGAGRRGCRYVGHVSVDAPTPTHALTHTRLLVTFVPWERNLDAQARCASNLTYSRRRFIRRSFASYGLLRHVLEFLN, encoded by the exons ATGCCCCAGTCCGACAACCAGCCCGTCTGCCCCAAGTTCCAGCCCAACATCTTCGACCGCTCCCGCTGCCACGACTGCCTGCGACAGCAGCACCTGCACGCAGAGGCATCACAGCAGAAACCCACAGCAGCGGCTGGGACGGGGCTGAAGGGGGGGCTGTTAACGCCGGTCCCAGCGCAGGCAGAGGAAAGAGAGGCCAGCAGCAAG GACGACTCGGACGCGCCGTCCGTGGTGAGCAGCTACTGTGATGTCATCGGAGGCCATCTGGGGAACGGGCCGGGCTCCTTGTGCATCCTGAGCGCCGACTGCGAGCTTTTTATCTGGGACGACGACAGCACAGACAG GTCGCTGGTctcgttctctcctcctccctcgctcccgaCTCGCCCCATCTGTCACCTCTCTACCGTCGCCATTCTTCCCTGTAGCTGTCGGGACCAGAGTGACTCCGTCAGCGCCGAGGACGACGACCTGCCGACCCGTCGCCGCTCAAGCACACTGGACATGACCCGGCTGGACCCACCGCCCCACCGGCCCACCCCTCGGGCCTGGATGGAGGAGTCCCGGAGCCGAGACGACTTGAGCCGGCGCTCAG GATTACGAGACGATCGTCCGAGGCGTGAAAGTGGCTACTTCTCCCTGGGGAGGGCAGCGGGGGCCCGTTCGCTCCGTGACAGCAGCCCGCCTGCTCCTTTCCGCCATTTTGAGAGAGGACATCCCATCTTCAGCCACAGAAGTGTAGAGCCCAAAGACACCATCCCCTTCAGGAACCCCAACCTCGGCGTGGCGTCTGAAAGGCAGGTCCCGGACAACCTGGACGAGGACCTGCCGCTGGAGATCCTTCCTCCTGACCCTTATGAAGTCGCAGTTGAAGTCGAAGCCCAAGTCGGCCCCCGCTCACCAAGCCCGACCCCTTTTAAGATCGCTGAGTCACTTGCCTCAAACACCCGAAAAAGGTTCAACAGTCCAGGAGCTCAAGGAACCTGGTCTTCTTCCCACCAGCCGGGACGCTTCGAGGCCTCGAGGCAAAGCTCAGCTCTGCAGTCTCGATCTTCTTCCCCCTCCCGTGGAAGCTTAGCGTTCAGACGCAGCGAGTCGACGGCCTCCCTCAGCAGGCACGGCTTCGATGATGGAGGGAAGTTCAAAGGGGCGGAGCCAGGAAGGAGCTCACTGCAAAGCACCCGATGCGTGGAGTCAGGAACTCTGCCACGGAACTTTAAAGCCTTCGCTGGTTCCGTCAAGTCCCAGTCCGGCATGGTTTCTGACTTTAGGAGTGCTTTGAGGCGAACAGAAGCCAGTGGATCTTTGAGCAGTCGCGGCTGTGATCGCAGAAGCTCGCCCCCCTCCAGGAGGGAGTACAACCCTCCAGGCCAAATGTCTCCTCGTAAAAccgagagcagcagctcctctcctgtccgCCAACGCGCCGCTCGTACCTCCTCCCCACCCAGAGTGTCTGACAACAGATCCTCACCCCCACGGAGAACCTTCGGTCCGTCCGCCCAAAGCTCCCTGCGTCAATCTGAATCGGTTACGTCCCTGAATGGACACGGTCACTACGGACGCTGTGGTTCTCCAATAAGGGAAGGCTACGACATCGAAAGTCAGGCCCAGCTGAGACGTTCAGCGGGAAGGAATGGACAGGACTATGAGGAATACGAACAGGACAGAAGTCACGAAGCACCAGGTCGATCCATACTCCGTAAGACGGAGGGCAGTACCAGAGGCAGCAACAGCCGAAGTCCTTCCCCTGGGAGAAGAGGACTTGAAGCTCCCGCTCGTTACCAACccaaaaaagcaaacagcagcagcttgttgaaCGTGCGCAGTCATGAAGGCCGGAACTCGTCTCCGTCCAGACGGAGCCGCGAAGCTCCTTCTCTGCTGCGCACGTCTGAGCTCAACACGAACCGTGACAGCCACGCTTTGCTGCCATCGCGGAGAAGCTATGATGCTCCTCAAGCGCGTTCACCGCACAGACCAGAACCAAGCAGAACCCTGAACAGCAGGACGCCTGACAGACACCGTTCTCCTCCCAGAACAGGCCCCAGGGACGCGCCGGGCTACTCGCTCCTGAGACACGCCACCAACGCAGACGCCGTTCGTTCCTCCCACAGGAGAGTGCCCTTCAGCGAGTCGGAGCCAGACTCTAAACACTCACCGCGGTCGTGGAGGGAATCGACTCCCGCCCGCAGCGCTTCGCCCTCTAGACAGAccacaaagagcagcagagtcACACTAGAACCGCAGAGGAGCCCCAGCAGGTACAGATCTGGGGTCAGCAGACACTGCCCTTCTCCCGGGGACAGGACGCTCCCTCAGTCACCTCCCACGCAGATGCGCAGACACACCTCCTCCCAGAGCTCCATGGAGTCGTCCGAGTCCGGCCAGGTGTCGGTCGGGTCCACGGGCCGGAACAGGGAGGAGTACGCCACGATGGCCGACCTGCCAAAGGTCAAGAGGATCCATCAGATGGAGGAGCCCGGACACGTGGGGCCTCAGAGCCAGCTGTGCTCTCGTAGACAGGAGCTCTTTAAACCAGCCAG CCACTCGCTGAGCAAACACCCGTCCACAGAGCGGCTCGATGCGCTCGACTCCGACAGAGACTGGTCCCACGGCGGCTTCCTGTCTGGAGCCCAGTCCACGTCCCTGCAGGTCCGGATCTGTGGTCCCTGTGAGTCGGGCTCTGGGTCTGGGGCTCTGGGTCTTGGCTCACGTCGCCCGTGTCTTTGCAGTGTGGCAGCCGCACAGCGGACGAGGACCGGCGCCGGGCGGAGGGGATGCAGGTACGTGGGACACGTGTCCGTGGATGCGCCCACGCCCACGCACGCGCTCACGCACACGCGGCTGCTCGTTACGTTTGTCCCGTGGGAGCGGAACTTGGACGCGCAGGCTCGTTGCGCCTCCAACCTCACCTACAGCCGCAGGCGGTTCATCAGACGCAGCTTTGCCAGTTACGGTTTGCTGAGACATGTGCTGGAATTCTTGAACTGA